The following coding sequences are from one Stigmatopora nigra isolate UIUO_SnigA chromosome 10, RoL_Snig_1.1, whole genome shotgun sequence window:
- the LOC144203231 gene encoding cytokine-inducible SH2-containing protein-like gives MILCVPGPRGLLPSAPTPEAPQRGMRAGTVAPAPCLQSSPPLWDPTKDLRAIASNFCYLETSGWYWGAISAAQAHGALQEAPEGAFLVRDSSHPLYMLTLSVKTARGPTSIRIQYSCTRFLLDCSSPARPGLSSFPNVPSLVQHYMGPQRRAENPEGGPEDRDSPSKVTIQEASASVVLKLKRPVYKTQSLPSLQHLARLVINRHSECHERLPLPKPLLRFLQEYPFKV, from the exons GCCCCGAGGTCTCTTGCCCAGTGCGCCAACCCCTGAGGCACCCCAGAGGGGCATGCGAGCGGGGACGGTGGCGCCGGCGCCTTGCCTACAGAGCAGCCCGCCGTTATGGGATCCTACCAAGGATTTGCGGGCTATTGCCAGCAATTTCTGCTACTTGGAAACATCAG GGTGGTACTGGGGAGCAATCAGCGCGGCCCAGGCTCACGGAGCACTCCAAGAGGCCCCGGAAGGGGCTTTCCTAGTACGGGACAGCAGTCACCCTCTTTACATGCTCACCTTGTCCGTGAAGACGGCTCGTGGTCCAACCAGCATCCGAATCCAGTACAGCTGTACTCGCTTCCTTCTGGACTGCAGCTCACCGGCCAGGCCCGGCTTGTCGTCCTTCCCCAACGTCCCCAGCCTGGTTCAGCACTACATGGGTCCTCAGAGGAGGGCGGAAAATCCAGAGGGGGGCCCGGAGGACCGGGATTCGCCTTCCAAAGTGACAATCCAAGAAGCCTCGGCGTCAGTAGTGCTGAAGTTGAAACGACCCGTGTACAAGACGCAGAGTTTACCGTCGTTGCAGCATCTCGCACGGCTCGTCATCAATCGGCATTCCGAGTGTCACGAACGGCTTCCGCTGCCCAAACCGCTACTCCGGTTCTTGCAGGAATATCCTTTCAAGGTATGA